A stretch of the Medicago truncatula cultivar Jemalong A17 chromosome 5, MtrunA17r5.0-ANR, whole genome shotgun sequence genome encodes the following:
- the LOC112422156 gene encoding uncharacterized protein, whose amino-acid sequence MKRNVIPSDSTRMVKWNQGNHQCLILNVDGSCLGTPIRAGFGGIFRNNVGAYLSGYSGFIPESTDVLLAELTALHQGLLMAAAMGIEELSCYSNSLLSINLITGTASNYHAYAVLIQDIKDLLSAQNYSVHHCLREGNQCADYLAKLGASSNEECLVHASAPQELLVLLQMDAIGTLFPRA is encoded by the coding sequence ATGAAGCGCAATGTCATTCCTTCGGATTCAACTCGCATGGTGAAATGGAATCAAGGAAACCATCAATGTCTCATCCTTAATGTGGACGGCAGTTGTCTCGGAACCCCAATCCGGGCTGGGTTCGGAGGTATATTTCGAAACAACGTTGGTGCTTACCTATCTGGTTACTCCGGTTTCATCCCGGAATCAACGGACGTTTTGTTAGCTGAACTCACTGCCCTTCATCAAGGCTTACTCATGGCAGCTGCAATGGGAATAGAAGAGTTATCTTGCTACTCAAACTCGCTTCTATCCATCAATCTCATTACAGGAACAGCTTCAAACTACCATGCTTACGCTGTCTTAATACAAGATATCAAGGACCTCCTATCTGCACAAAATTACTCAGTTCATCATTGTCTCCGTGAAGGAAATCAATGTGCGGATTACTTGGCAAAATTGGGAGCTTCATCGAATGAAGAGTGTTTAGTACATGCCTCCGCCCCTCAAGAACTTCTTGTTTTGCTTCAGATGGATGCAATAGGAACTCTGTTTCCTAGAGCCTAG